A DNA window from Phragmites australis chromosome 11, lpPhrAust1.1, whole genome shotgun sequence contains the following coding sequences:
- the LOC133885406 gene encoding cysteine proteinase inhibitor 3-like, producing MPRSAVLFATVLLVAAAVAQVPGAAGFHLGGDESGLVRGVLAALREKAEAEDAARFAVAQHNRNQGASLEFIRVLKSKQQVVTGTLHDLILEAVDAGKKNLYSAKVWVKPWEDFKSVVEFRHVGDSESMSSTASDGSSGQAITKLSLQAHILQETRLHTIENAGLSSDLSSSS from the exons ATGCCTCGCAGCGCTGTCCTCTTCGCCACCGTACTCCTCGTGGCCGCCGCGGTGGCACAGGTCCCGGGGGCCGCCGGGttccacctcggcggcgacgagAGCGGCCTCGTGAGGGGCGTACTCGCCGCGCTCCGCGAgaaggccgaggccgaggacgCCGCGCGCTTCGCCGTCGCCCAGCACAACCGGAACCAG GGTGCTTCTTTGGAGTTTATACGAGTGCTGAAATCGAAGCAGCAGGTAGTGACCGGGACTCTGCATGACCTGATATTGGAGGCAGTTGATGCTGGAAAGAAGAATCTGTACAGCGCAAAGGTGTGGGTGAAGCCATGGGAAGATTTCAAGTCAGTTGTCGAGTTTCGTCATGTTGGAGACTCCGAGTCCATGTCTTCTACCGCTTCTGATGGTAGCTCTGGGCAAG CTATTACCAAGCTCTCTCTTCAAGCACATATATTACAGGAGACTCGCCTGCACACCATTGAGAATGCTGGACTTTCCAGCgacctctcatcctcctcttag
- the LOC133884657 gene encoding RAN GTPase-activating protein 1-like isoform X1, producing MCHSKANTFVLPLGCCVKLQAAHMDSTAQDFQPRTFSIKLWPPSETTRLMLVERMTNNLSTESIFSRKYDLLSKEEAHENAKRIEEMCFASADEHFKKEPDGDGSSAVQLYAKETSKMMLEVLKKGPRTTAEQEAHVVDAPIEPADTVFDISGGKRAFIEADEAKELLSPLTKPGNSYKRICFSNRSFGIDAANVAGPILESIKGQLTEVDISDFVAGRPEDEALDVMRIFSKALEGSILRYLNISDNALGEKGVRAFTELLKSQENLEELYVMNDGISEEAAKALSKLIPSTEKLKVLHFHNNMTGDEGAMSIAEMVKLSPNLESFRCSATRIGSDGGVALAEALGACTRLKKLDLRDNLFGVDAGISLSKTLQKLPDLVELYISDLNLENKGTIAIANALKQSAPQLEVLEMTGNEINAKAAPDLAKCLAAMQSLKKLTLAENELKDDGAVIIAKSLEDGHAYLKELDVSTNMFQRVGARCFAWAVANKPGFVQLNINGNFISDEGIDEVKDILKAGKNSLDVLGSLDENDPEGEPDDGDDEEEEEEDDDGLDSKLQNVKVEQDD from the coding sequence ATGTGTCACAGCAAGGCTAATACTTTTGTTCTACCGTTAGGTTGCTGTGTGAAGTTGCAAGCTGCTCACATGGATTCAACAGCGCAAGATTTCCAACCCAGGACATTCTCCATCAAGCTGTGGCCGCCAAGTGAAACCACTCGTCTGATGCTTGTAGAGAGGATGACCAATAACCTGTCCACAGAGTCCATCTTTTCTCGCAAGTATGATCTTTTGAGCAAGGAAGAAGCTCATGAGAATGCTAAAAGGATTGAAGAGATGTGCTTTGCCTCAGCAGATGAGCATTTCAAGAAGGAGCCTGATGGTGATGGAAGTTCTGCTGTCCAGCTGTATGCAAAGGAAACTAGCAAGATGATGTTAGAAGTTCTGAAAAAAGGGCCAAGGACTACTGCTGAACAAGAAGCACATGTGGTTGATGCACCTATTGAGCCTGCTGACACTGTATTCGATATATCTGGTGGCAAGCGTGCTTTTATTGAGGCAGATGAAGCAAAGGAACTGCTGAGTCCACTTACCAAACCAGGAAACTCATATAAAAGGATTTGCTTCAGCAACAGGAGCTTTGGTATTGATGCTGCCAATGTTGCTGGACCAATTCTTGAGTCAATCAAAGGGCAGCTCACAGAGGTAGATATCTCAGATTTTGTCGCAGGAAGGCCTGAGGATGAAGCCCTTGATGTGATGCGCATATTTTCCAAAGCACTAGAGGGGTCTATACTGAGATATCTTAACATCTCTGACAATGCTTTAGGTGAGAAGGGTGTCAGGGCATTCACAGAGCTGCTGAAATCACAGGAAAACCTGGAAGAACTTTATGTGATGAATGATGGTATATCAGAAGAAGCTGCAAAAGCTCTATCTAAGCTTATTCCTTCAACTGAGAAGCTTAAGGTTCTCCACTTCCACAACAATATGACTGGAGATGAAGGTGCTATGTCAATTGCTGAGATGGTTAAGCTTTCTCCAAATCTAGAGAGTTTCAGGTGCTCTGCAACAAGGATAGGATCTGATGGTGGAGTCGCATTGGCTGAAGCATTAGGGGCATGCACCCGTCTGAAGAAACTTGATCTCAGGGACAACTTATTTGGTGTTGATGCAGGGATATCTCTCAGCAAAACCCTTCAAAAGCTTCCTGATCTTGTTGAGCTTTATATCAGTGATCTCAATCTTGAGAATAAGGGTACAATAGCAATTGCCAATGCCCTCAAACAGTCAGCACCTCAATTAGAAGTCCTTGAAATGACTGGAAATGAAATAAATGCCAAAGCAGCCCCAGATTTAGCCAAATGTCTAGCAGCAATGCAGTCACTCAAGAAGCTGACCTTGGCTGAGAATGAACTGAAGGATGATGGCGCGGTGATTATTGCAAAATCATTGGAAGACGGCCATGCATATCTGAAGGAGCTTGATGTGAGCACAAACATGTTTCAGAGGGTTGGAGCTCGGTGCTTTGCGTGGGCAGTCGCAAATAAACCAGGTTTTGTGCAACTGAACATCAACGGCAATTTCATCTCTGATGAAGGGATTGATGAGGTGAAGGACATTCTGAAGGCCGGTAAGAACTCGCTGGATGTGCTAGGCTCACTAGATGAGAACGATCCTGAGGGGGAGcctgatgatggtgatgatgaggaagaggaggaggaggacgatgatGGGCTGGATTCCAAGCTGCAGAACGTGAAGGTTGAGCAGGATGATTAA
- the LOC133883833 gene encoding 65-kDa microtubule-associated protein 5-like, protein MATPPLPRRVSCGSLLQELQELWGEIGQDEMERNRMILQLEEDCLNVYKTKVDQTRKQKADLLQTLSFGEADIEKILSALGERESFSRSEKLGGTLMEQLSKIEPVLEDLRQRRVERVNEFRAVQLQIVRLQAEISGTIDHGEPPAPLVDESDLSLRRFGELKAQLNELQTEKNLRLQKIDIQIKCINDMCNTMTFDLKEALYDVHPSYAESGRSKSISISNSTLDRLAGKVHSLNHEKKQRLRKLQDLGSTLIELWNLMDTPIDEQTCFDHVTSLIKVSPNTVMPKGCLAHDLIEKVEIEVKRLNHLKASKMKELVLKKMIELEEIYRSVHMDIDGGSERRILNDLIDSGRADLSELLTGMDDRISEAREHALSRKDILEKVEKWTLASEEETWLDEYERDQNRYNAGRGAHKNLKRAEKARTLVSKIPSLLENLTAKIKAWEKEKGIPFMFDKMRLLDTLEEYTSTRQKKDEEKRRSRELKKLQEQFAAEQGTMFGAKPSPIRPLPARKPLGQSSNVNIVGGTPTSRRVSTPMSRKGCLSSGKVKEAAKTPAAPANYVALPKDCLDN, encoded by the exons atggCGACCCCGCCGCTGCCGAGGCGCGTCTCCTGCGGCTCCCTTCTCCAGGAACTGCAG GAACTATGGGGAGAAATCGGTCAGGATGAAATGGAAAGAAACAGGATGATACTGCAACTTGAGGAGGATTGCCTCAATGTTTACAAGACGAAAGTGGATCAAACCAGGAAGCAAAAGGCAGACCTCCTTCAGACGCTGTCCTTTGGCGAAGCTGATATCGAGAAAATCCTTTCTGCTCTTGGAGAGCGCGAATCCTTTTCAAGG TCAGAGAAGCTTGGGGGCACATTAATGGAACAACTTTCCAAGATAGAGCCAGTGTTGGAAGATTTGAGACAGAGGAGGGTTGAGCGAGTAAATGAGTTCAGGGCTGTTCAGTTGCAGATTGTTCGTCTACAAGCAGAAATTTCAGGAACCATTGATCACGGAGAACCCCCAGCTCCCTTGGTAGATGAGAGTGACCTATCCCTAAGGAGGTTTGGAGAATTGAAGGCGCAGCTCAATGAGCTTCAGACAGAAAAG aatCTCAGGCTGCAAAAGATTGACATCCAGATCAAATGTATTAATGACATGTGCAACACGATGACTTTTGATCTTAAGGAGGCTTTATATGATGTTCATCCCAGTTATGCTGAATCGGGAAGAAGCAAATCCATTAGTATTAGTAACAGCACACTTGACAGGCTTGCAGGAAAAGTTCATTCGTTAAACCATGAAAAGAAACAGAGACTGCGGAAG CTCCAAGATCTTGGTAGCACGCTTATTGAGTTATGGAACCTCATGGACACACCAATTGATGAACAAACATGCTTTGACCATGTTACTTCTCTGATTAAAGTCTCACCAAATACAGTGATGCCCAAAGGATGTCTTGCACATGACCTTATCGAGAAG GTAGAGATTGAGGTTAAGAGATTGAATCATTTGAAAGCCAGCAAAATGAAAGAGCTAGTCTTAAAGAAAATGATTGAGCTTGAAGAAATCTATAGAAGTGTTCACATGGATATTGATGGTGGTTCTGAGCGCCGGATCCTCAATGATCTCATCGATTCTG GTAGAGCAGATCTCTCAGAGTTGCTTACAGGTATGGACGATAGAATTTCGGAGGCAAGAGAACATGCTCTAAGCAGAAAGGACATTCTAGAAAAGGTTGAGAAATGGACATTGGCATCTGAAGAGGAGACCTGGCTTGATGAATATGAGAGG GATCAGAATCGCTATAATGCTGGTCGAGGAGCTCACAAAAATCTCAAACGTGCAGAGAAAGCAAGGACATTGGTCAGCAAAATTCCAT CTCTTCTGGAGAATTTGACTGCTAAAATTAAAGCTTGGGAAAAGGAGAAGGGTATTCCATTTATGTTTGACAAG ATGAGGCTGTTGGATACTTTAGAAGAATACACCTCTACAAGACAGAAAAAAGACGAGGAAAAGCGTCGATCACGG GAGCTGAAGAAACTGCAAGAACAGTTTGCAGCAGAACAAGGCACCATGTTTGGAGCAAAGCCAAGCCCCATCCGTCCTCTCCCTGCAAGGAAGCCTCTTGGGCAGAGCTCTAATGTCAACATCGTAGGTGGAACTCCAACAAGCCGCCGTGTTTCTACCCCAATGTCACGGAAGGGATGCCTGTCTTCTGGAAAGGTGAAGGAAGCTGCCAAGACTCCTGCTGCGCCTGCAAATTACGTTGCCCTTCCGAAGGATTGCTTAGACAATTAG
- the LOC133885888 gene encoding WAT1-related protein At5g07050-like, whose product MAASSESLMQRCKPYVAMISLQFGYAGMNVITKVSLNHGMSHYVLVVYRHAFATLSIAPFALVLERKVRPRMSLWVFLQIFVLALLGPVIDQNFYYAGLKFTSPTFSCAMSNMLPAMTFVMAVLFRMEKVNLKKARCVAKVVGTLVTVAGAMLMTLYKGRAVEMVWTKHMHLHGPHPDAAAAAAADKDWLTGSIFLIIATLAWASLFILQAATLKRYDAPLSLTTLICFVGTLQAIVVTFVMEHRLSVWRIGFDMNLLAAAYAGIVTSSIAYYVQGLVIQNRGPVFASAFSPLMMIIVAIMGSFILAENIYLGGIIGSALIVAGLYSVLWGKHKESVEKKEVEAMEIPVAIKAVDGNGRIVDIVELDEVQLEKAQANAKAVVNVTVPVEEARMQGKDEA is encoded by the exons ATGGCGGCCAGTAGCGAGTCGCTGATGCAGCGGTGCAAGCCGTACGTGGCGATGATCTCGCTGCAGTTCGGGTACGCCGGCATGAACGTCATCACCAAGGTGTCGCTCAACCACGGCATGAGCCACTACGTGCTCGTCGTCTACCGCCACGCCTTCGCCACCCTCTCCATCGCGCCCTTCGCGCTCGTCCTCGAGCGCAAGGTCCGGCCCCGGATGTCGCTCTGGGTCTTTCTCCAGATCTTCGTCCTCGCATTGCTCGG GCCGGTGATCGACCAGAATTTCTATTACGCCGGCCTCAAGTTCACCTCGCCGACCTTCTCCTGCGCCATGAGCAACATGCTACCAGCCATGACCTTCGTCATGGCCGTGCTCTTCag GATGGAGAAGGTGAACCTGAAGAAGGCGAGGTGCGTGGCCAAGGTGGTGGGCACGCTCGTGACAGTGGCCGGCGCCATGCTCATGACACTCTACAAGGGCCGCGCCGTCGAGATGGTCTGGACCAAGCACATGCACCTCCACGGACCGCACCCGGacgctgccgccgcggccgccgccgacaAGGACTGGCTAACGGGctccatcttcctcatcatcgccACCCTCGCCTGGGCATCCCTCTTCATCCTCCAG GCCGCGACGCTCAAGAGGTACGACGCACCGCTGTCGCTGACCACCCTCATCTGCTTCGTGGGCACGCTGCAGGCCATCGTCGTCACTTTCGTCATGGAGCACAGGCTCTCCGTCTGGAGAATCGGCTTCGACATgaacctcctcgccgccgcttaCGCT GGCATAGTGACGTCGAGCATTGCCTACTACGTGCAAGGGCTGGTGATCCAGAACCGGGGCCCAGTCTTCGCCTCGGCCTTCAGCCCCCTCATGATGATCATCGTGGCCATCATGGGGTCCTTCATCCTCGCCGAGAACATCTACCTCGGAGG GATCATCGGATCCGCGCTGATCGTCGCTGGCCTGTACTCGGTGCTATGGGGGAAGCACAAGGAGAGCGTGGAGAAGAAGGAGGTCGAGGCCATGGAGATCCCCGTGGCGATCAAGGCCGTCGACGGCAACGGCAGGATCGTGGACATCGTGGAGCTGGACGAGGTGCAGCTGGAGAAGGCCCAGGCCAACGCCAAGGCGGTGGTCAACGTCACCGTCCCCGTCGAGGAGGCCCGGATGCAGGGCAAGGACGAGGCTTAA
- the LOC133884814 gene encoding uncharacterized protein LOC133884814 yields the protein MGDHKEVFRSLRELFVQVDHRILKAIAIEHCKDVDSAVVAVLDEVMPSMIGSAGASSAHQEVVPSKADSVGNLFANHSTREVGSSSSSGHDMRVDEVDGSVHSAQDSSSVELKTSTQEIVYSELHVGRPTSIQGTNEQLSLHSFSIQNDNQHDLIPDLDARYSNPSSERKLANSDNEVGYGGYLSSESFSQSPIGEKGGDSIIINKAPQHYKQDSNKIIPVGDCIPQNNSLNFFNGYADINDGEDSLLSLLLSLASDNEVSSGILSTEKDAFAPVLDVPSPDTEGSSVETSGVIEQKNTSNTGTGYNKQLSGDIVENGLPSRMDMLPDLNLNHFASTVSTHSSHSVCVESLEDSIADARSNKNDLLPSIELVMKMLEDAELLEEKAKVAMHEPPVSGTGILTKVEELKEMLTHAKEANDMHAGEVFDEKSILMTEARELQSRLQRLSDERNKYLVVIEEIRQTLDERLVAAQQEIAAAEKEKIEKEAAAQALLDEQEKMMNSIVEESRKLQEEAEENLKLKEFLVERGHIVDTLQCEMAVICEDVSLLKQVVDERLSLSKLQRSTMLSLSSSLHSSLHKSGSSSDRTVEAVESTDKHTVAEAASPVAKDLDGRIVEVSDGNNSTDKGICKRQVSNDDGWEFLEDV from the exons ATGGGCGATCACAAGGAGGTCTTCCGCTCCCTCCGAGAGCTCTTCGTCCAG GTTGATCATCGTATACTGAAGGCCATTGCCATTGAGCACTGTAAAGATGTTGATAGTGCGGTAGTTGCTGTCCTTGATGAAGTCATGCCGTCTATGATTGGTTCGGCTGGAGCTTCATCTGCTCATCAAGAAGTCGTGCCATCTAAGGCTGATTCTGTTGGGAATTTATTTGCTAATCACAGCACGCGTGAAGTGGGAAGTTCATCATCTTCTG GACATGATATGCGTGTTGATGAGGTTGATGGAAGTGTTCATTCTGCACAAGACTCATCTTCTGTGGAGCTCAAAACTAGTACACAAGAAATCGTATACAGTGAACTACATGTGGGAAGGCCTACATCCATCCAAGGGACGAATGAACAACTAAGTTTACATtccttctctattcaaaatgaTAATCAACATGATTTGATTCCCGACCTGGATGCGAGGTATTCAAATCCCAGTTCCGAAAGAAAGTTGGCTAACTCAGACAATGAAGTTGGgtatggtggatatttatcaaGTGAATCTTTTTCTCAATCACCGATTGGGGAAAAGGGTGGTGACAGCATAATTATTAATAAAGCTCCACAACATTATAAGCAAGATTCTAACAAGATAATTCCAGTTGGGGATTGCATTCCCCAGAACAATTCATTGAACTTTTTCAATGGTTATGCAGACATAAATGATGGCGAGGATTCCTTGCTGTCCTTGCTTTTAAGTCTTGCTTCTGACAATGAAGTATCTTCTGGAATTCTGAGTACTGAAAAAGATGCTTTTGCGCCCGTGCTGGATGTTCCCAGTCCAGATACAGAAGGATCCTCTGTGGAGACTTCTGGCGTCATAGAACAGAAGAATACCAGCAACACTGGCACCGGCTATAACAAGCAGCTTTCAGGGGATATAGTTGAGAATGGCTTGCCTTCTAGAATGGATATGCTTCCTGATCTTAATTTGAATCACTTTGCTTCTACGGTTTCAACTCATTCAAGCCATTCTGTTTGTGTTGAGTCTCTCGAGGATTCTATTGCTGATGCCAGAAGCAATAAG AATGATCTGTTACCTTCTATAGAGTTGGTTATGAAAATGTTAGAGGATGCAGAGCTTCTTGAAGAAAAAGCTAAAGTAGCCATGCATGAGCCGCCTGTTTCTGGGACAGGCATTCTGACAAAAGTTGAGGAGCTAAAAGAAATGTTGACTCATGCAAAGGAAGCAAATGATAtg CATGCTGGTGAGGTTTTTGATGAGAAATCTATTTTAATGACAGAGGCACGTGAGCTTCAATCTCGACTTCAGCGGCTGTCAGATGAGAGGAATAAATATCTGGTGGTAATTGAAGAG ATACGCCAAACTCTTGATGAAAGATTGGTTGCTGCACAACAAGAAATTGCAGCAGCTGAGAAAGAAAAGATTGAAAAAGAGGCCGCCGCTCAGGCACTGCTTGatgaacaagaaaagatgatgaATTCTATtgttgaagaatcaagaaagTTGCAGGAAGAAGCAGAGGAGAACTTGAAA TTGAAGGAATTCTTGGTTGAGCGGGGTCACATTGTTGATACGCTGCA ATGTGAGATGGCGGTAATATGTGAGGATGTCTCTCTGCTCAAGCAAGTGGTGGATGAGCGCCTGTCATTGAGCAAGTTGCAGCGTTCAACAATGTTGAGCCTCTCCTCTTCGTTGCATTCTTCGCTTCACAAGAGTGGGAGTTCCTCGGACAGGACTGTCGAAGCAGTTGAGTCTACAGATAAGCACACAGTCGCTGAAGCTGCAAGCCCAGTGGCCAAAGATCTGGATGGCAGAATCGTGGAAGTGTCAGATGGCAACAACAGTACCGATAAAGGCATTTGTAAGCGACAGGTTTCCAACGACGATGGCTGGgaatttcttgaagatgttTAA
- the LOC133884657 gene encoding RAN GTPase-activating protein 1-like isoform X2: protein MDSTAQDFQPRTFSIKLWPPSETTRLMLVERMTNNLSTESIFSRKYDLLSKEEAHENAKRIEEMCFASADEHFKKEPDGDGSSAVQLYAKETSKMMLEVLKKGPRTTAEQEAHVVDAPIEPADTVFDISGGKRAFIEADEAKELLSPLTKPGNSYKRICFSNRSFGIDAANVAGPILESIKGQLTEVDISDFVAGRPEDEALDVMRIFSKALEGSILRYLNISDNALGEKGVRAFTELLKSQENLEELYVMNDGISEEAAKALSKLIPSTEKLKVLHFHNNMTGDEGAMSIAEMVKLSPNLESFRCSATRIGSDGGVALAEALGACTRLKKLDLRDNLFGVDAGISLSKTLQKLPDLVELYISDLNLENKGTIAIANALKQSAPQLEVLEMTGNEINAKAAPDLAKCLAAMQSLKKLTLAENELKDDGAVIIAKSLEDGHAYLKELDVSTNMFQRVGARCFAWAVANKPGFVQLNINGNFISDEGIDEVKDILKAGKNSLDVLGSLDENDPEGEPDDGDDEEEEEEDDDGLDSKLQNVKVEQDD, encoded by the coding sequence ATGGATTCAACAGCGCAAGATTTCCAACCCAGGACATTCTCCATCAAGCTGTGGCCGCCAAGTGAAACCACTCGTCTGATGCTTGTAGAGAGGATGACCAATAACCTGTCCACAGAGTCCATCTTTTCTCGCAAGTATGATCTTTTGAGCAAGGAAGAAGCTCATGAGAATGCTAAAAGGATTGAAGAGATGTGCTTTGCCTCAGCAGATGAGCATTTCAAGAAGGAGCCTGATGGTGATGGAAGTTCTGCTGTCCAGCTGTATGCAAAGGAAACTAGCAAGATGATGTTAGAAGTTCTGAAAAAAGGGCCAAGGACTACTGCTGAACAAGAAGCACATGTGGTTGATGCACCTATTGAGCCTGCTGACACTGTATTCGATATATCTGGTGGCAAGCGTGCTTTTATTGAGGCAGATGAAGCAAAGGAACTGCTGAGTCCACTTACCAAACCAGGAAACTCATATAAAAGGATTTGCTTCAGCAACAGGAGCTTTGGTATTGATGCTGCCAATGTTGCTGGACCAATTCTTGAGTCAATCAAAGGGCAGCTCACAGAGGTAGATATCTCAGATTTTGTCGCAGGAAGGCCTGAGGATGAAGCCCTTGATGTGATGCGCATATTTTCCAAAGCACTAGAGGGGTCTATACTGAGATATCTTAACATCTCTGACAATGCTTTAGGTGAGAAGGGTGTCAGGGCATTCACAGAGCTGCTGAAATCACAGGAAAACCTGGAAGAACTTTATGTGATGAATGATGGTATATCAGAAGAAGCTGCAAAAGCTCTATCTAAGCTTATTCCTTCAACTGAGAAGCTTAAGGTTCTCCACTTCCACAACAATATGACTGGAGATGAAGGTGCTATGTCAATTGCTGAGATGGTTAAGCTTTCTCCAAATCTAGAGAGTTTCAGGTGCTCTGCAACAAGGATAGGATCTGATGGTGGAGTCGCATTGGCTGAAGCATTAGGGGCATGCACCCGTCTGAAGAAACTTGATCTCAGGGACAACTTATTTGGTGTTGATGCAGGGATATCTCTCAGCAAAACCCTTCAAAAGCTTCCTGATCTTGTTGAGCTTTATATCAGTGATCTCAATCTTGAGAATAAGGGTACAATAGCAATTGCCAATGCCCTCAAACAGTCAGCACCTCAATTAGAAGTCCTTGAAATGACTGGAAATGAAATAAATGCCAAAGCAGCCCCAGATTTAGCCAAATGTCTAGCAGCAATGCAGTCACTCAAGAAGCTGACCTTGGCTGAGAATGAACTGAAGGATGATGGCGCGGTGATTATTGCAAAATCATTGGAAGACGGCCATGCATATCTGAAGGAGCTTGATGTGAGCACAAACATGTTTCAGAGGGTTGGAGCTCGGTGCTTTGCGTGGGCAGTCGCAAATAAACCAGGTTTTGTGCAACTGAACATCAACGGCAATTTCATCTCTGATGAAGGGATTGATGAGGTGAAGGACATTCTGAAGGCCGGTAAGAACTCGCTGGATGTGCTAGGCTCACTAGATGAGAACGATCCTGAGGGGGAGcctgatgatggtgatgatgaggaagaggaggaggaggacgatgatGGGCTGGATTCCAAGCTGCAGAACGTGAAGGTTGAGCAGGATGATTAA